The sequence TCGACGATATCGTTAAAGCCAGCAGAAAAAAGAGAGTTGATTTTCTTCGTTTTTTTGGATAGGAAGAACATAACAGGAAGAAAAACTTTCTTAAAGTTCAGAGTAAAAAACGCAAATACCGATGAAACCATCGAAACGGTAGAAGCAAGCTTCTTTTCTAATTATTAAAAATGTAAAAGCTATGAGAATCAGTTGGGGATATAAAATAGCGCTGTTGCTCGGAGGCTTTATTGCCTTTATGAGCTACTTGGTGTTTATTTGTGTAGCACAAGACGATATTCATTTGGTGGATAAAAACTACTATAAAGAAGAGCTGGCATATCAGGCACGTATAGATGCCATTACACGTACAAGGGCACTGGAACAGCAGCCTGTGGTGGAGTACCACAAGACGGCGAAGAAGTTGTATATAAAGTTGCCATATAGCGGTATTCAGGAAGGGAAAATTAAGCTCTATCGCCCATCGGATGCGCGCCTCGATAAAGAAGTACCTATTCGACAAGACCAGCAGGAATATGAGCTGGATATGTCTGGGCTTTTGCCCGGCTACTGGGAAGTAAAAATGCAGTGGAGCATGGATGGACAGTCTTACTACATGGAGCAAAAACTGCATTTGTAGCATTATGATAAAGATAGGAGTTGTCTTATTGGCTTTGGGCGGAGCTTTTCACTGTGTAGGCATGTGCTCTCCCTTGATTGCTGCCTTGCATGCCGGGCGTTCTCGTAGCTGGCAGTTGCTGTATCATGGCGGGCGCATTTTTGCCTATCTTTTGTTGGGGCTTTTGCTGGGTAGTATCGGGATGGGCGGAGCTCTGTTTCTTACTCAACAGCAGTTGTCTGTTTTGTCAGGGGCTTTGTTGTTGGTTTATGTTTGGATAGAGTGGCGGGGGGCAAATAAAGCTGGCTTTCGATTGGCAAACTTCTTCCGAGAATTGGGGCAACGATACAACAAACAAGGAGGTGGCTTTTTTCTTGGAATTGCTAATGGTTTGTTGCCTTGTGGACTAGTTTATGGAGCAGCCTTCTTGTCGATGGCAGAAGGGGATATGGTCCGGGCAGTAAGCAATATGTTTATTTTTGGTTTGATTACTACGATTTTATTGCTGGGAGCGCATCGTTTGTGGCATTGGTTGTTGCAACGTTTTAAGCAGTTAGGGAGTGGAGTGCTTTTGCAGCGCTTCATGATGGTGGTATTGGCTGTTTTTTTAATAGTCAGAGGGCTGGGGCAAGGCGGATGGTGGAGCCCCGCCATTCAGATGAATGCCAATGCACAGCCCGTAGTAGAGTGCAAGTAAGCTAAAGCAAAGAAGCGACCCCAAAAAGGTCGCTTCTTTGCTTGTTGCGTGGCTGCGTCAGGAATCGAACCTGAATCTTGGGTTCCGGAGACCCACGTACTATCCATTGTACTACGCAGCCATTTGTGCAGCAAAAATAAAGCATTCCGGCTATATGTACAAGCTTTTTGCAGGCTTTATACTTCCAGCCACCCGGCGTAGGCTCCCCATACATATACTACATAGATAACTATGAGGGTGTAACCCAGCAGGCGGGTAGCATGGAAACGGGTGAGAACAAAAGCTAAGAGAACCAAAAGCAGAGAGGCGAACAACAGTATCACCGAGGAAGTGATGTTGGCGCTGCCTATACCACTGATGTCGCCATGCATGAGGGTATATATGAGTACGGGTAGCCCAAGGCTCATGAGTATGTCAAAAATATTGCTACCAATGGCATTGGCAATCGCCATATCGCCCCGACCCTGCTTAGCTACAATATAGGAAGAGATGATTTCGGGCATAGAGGTGCCACCTGCAAGAATCGTCAGGGCGATGATTTCAGTAGGAATACCTATTTGTAATGCCAATCGTTCGGCAGCCATCACCATCCAGTAAGAGGCAAGTGCTATGAATCCGAGGCACAATATAAAGACGGGGTAAGTCCATTGGGAGGATTTCGCAGGGTCGGGTATGATACGTATCAACAAACGTAGTGGGGCTGTTACTATGTCTATTGTCTTACGCAGGAGACCTCTCCGAGGCAAAACATCTTCTATGGCATATTCTTCTTTTATATAACTTTCGTTTTCAGCTGCTTTGCTTTCATTGTCAATATATCGCATCCATAGATTGAGAAATGTCAGATAAAGGATGTAGCAGCCGACCAATATTGCTCCCTCGAGCAGTGTTAATTTGTTGTCTTGAACAAAAACAAGCAGCAAGATGACAGAAAAGGCATAGAAGGCGCTGTCGCGTAAAATGGGCTTCCAGCTTAGTTTGCTTCTGTTGGCTATGCATGCAAAGCCAATGACTACCAATATTTGAAAAATAGCGGAACCTACAATGGTACCTACGCCCGTGGCGGGGTGTGCTTCAGCAAGAAATAGGGCAAAAAGGGCAGTAGCTATTTCCGGGGCACTGGTGCCAAAAGCCAAGAGGGTAGCACCGGATACACTTTCCGATAACTTTAGGCGCGCAGCAATGTTGTCAAGGCTCTTAATGAAAAGTACGTCCACGATTTCTGACATGAAATAAAAAGAAAAAAGGATGATGGCTACATCTCTAAGAATCTCCATAGGTGTGTATTTTGGGAAATAAAAACACTATGCTTACACGATATAATATAGAAAAAAAGTTTTCCCTAACATTGTTTTACTCACTTAAATGCACGATAAATTGCTTGATTGAGTAAATAACCAGCTTCTTTTATCTCTTCTTCTGTGATGGTAAGAGGAGGAGCAATGCGTATGGATTGGTTGTTGAATAAAAACCAATCTACAATGATGCCTGACTGAAGAGCGTGTTGAATGGTCTTTTGTAGTTTTTCCCATGAGCCTATATCTACTGCCATCATAAGTCCTTTTCGTCGGATTTCTCTGATATGCGGGTTGTTGCTTAGTAGGTCTTCTATGAGTTGCCCTTTGGCTTCTACTTCTGGCAGTACTTCTTTGATGATATGAAAAGCCGCCAAGCCAGCAGCACAACTTAAAGGGTGTCCTCCAAAGGTAGTGATGTGTCCCAATATAGGGTCGTGTGATAAAGTGTGCATAATTTCCTGTGGCGCTATAAATGCACCTAAAGGTAAGCCGCCCCCTAAGCTTTTGGCAGAGAGTAGGATATCAGGTGCTACTTCGTAATGCTCCAGCGCCCACCAAGTGCCTGTGCGTCCCATGCCGGTTTGTATTTCATCGAAAATAAGGAGTGTTCCCGTTTCTGTGCAGCGCTTGCGCAGTTGTTGCATCCATGTTTTGCTTGGAATCTGTATACCACACTCCGCACGGACTGGCTCGATGATGATGGCTGCGGTTTTTTGTGTTATTTTTTCTAAATCACTTTGACTTTCAATGTTAATATATTTCACAAAAGGCAATAAAGGACGAAACGCCCGCTTATATGTTTCACTACTCTGTAGGGACAGTGCACCATGCGTAGAACCATGATAAGCATTCTTAACAGCAATGATTTCATACCTGCCAGTATATCGTTTTGCCAACTTCATAGCGCCTTCTACTGCCTCGGCTCCGGAGTTGGTAAAATAAACTGTATTCAAAGCAGGGGGGAGGGTAGAGGTGAGTGCCTGTGCAAAACACACTTGCGGCGCCTGCACATACTCGCCATATACCATTGTGTGGAGATATTTTTGTGCTTGTTCGCAAATAGCCTTCACGACTGCCGGATGTCCATGCCCCACATTACTTACAGCAATGCCAGAAATCAGGTCTATATATTTTTTACCATCTGTATCGTAGAGGTAAATGCCTTCGGCACGTTCTATTTCCAACATAAGCGGTGCAGGGCTTGTTTGAGCAAGGTGCTGAAGAAACAATGCCCGGTAGTTGGCTATGTGTTTCATGTTTCTTTTGGGTTGTTTTTGCAAAGTAAAGAAAAAGCCCTCACTCTATCGGCATGAGGGCTTCAGGCTTTGTAGCTGCATAAACATGTTTATCAAGGCGATAGGCGGGCGATATGCCACACACCATTTTCTAAATGATAGCAAATGCGGTCATGCAGACGGTTGGGACGCCCCTGCCAAAATTCAAAATAGTCTGCTTCCACAGCATAACCACCCCAGTAAGGAGGGCGTGGTATCATATCTGCCCCCTCGTATTGTTTGCTCACTTCTTCCATACGAGCTTCAAGGAACTGACGCCCTGGTATCTCTTCGCTTTGCATAGATACCCAAGCGCCAATCTGCGAGCCTCGTGGACGGCTGTGAAAGTATTCGTCGGAAGCTGCTTCCGATAGCTTCGACACTTTCCCTTCTATGCGCACTTGGCGCTCCAGTTCAGCCCAAAAGAAAGTGAGTGCAATCCAAGGGTGTTTAGCCAATTCTTTGCCTTTATTGCTCATGTAATTGGTGAAGAAGATGAATCGGCTGTCTTCCACACCTTTTAATAATACAACGCGTCCTTTGGGGCGCCCGTCTAAGCCGATAGTGGAGGCATGCATGGCATTCGGTTCGAGCACTTCCGAACGGAGGGCTTCCTCAAACCATTGCAAAAACTGTTTGACTGGGTCTTTATGTACTTCGTGCTCGGACAATGCTCGACTGCTGTATTCTCGTCTGATTGAAGCTATTTTATCCATAATTATTAACTTTGCGTTAAAATTGCTAAATTTAACAGGCATATAAAAGGGATTTCGTCATTTAAAAAACGGAGCATATGAACTACGAAGAGAAAAGCCCGAAAATGGAGCAAGCGGCTCAAGAAGCCCCTCAAAGTCAAGAGGATGTGTTGACTAATCAAACAGAGAACCAAGAGGTGGAAGAAGAAATGGAAGAAGAGGTAAGCCACGAAGAGGACGAGCTGCCGGAAGAAGATTATTCCACCTACTCAAAAGATGAGCTTTATGAAGCGCTGCGCGCAGCTCATCCGGTCAATAAACTATCGAAAGAAGAAGTAGAGCAATATTACCGTCTACTTACCAAAATAGAACCCTTCTTCAAGTCCATCGTGCAAGATGAGCGCGAGCAGGCGCTAGAAAAATTCCTCGCCGACGGTGGAGAGGCTGATGGGTTCGAATACCGTCCGGACGAAAAAACCAAACGTTTCTTTGAAATAGCCAAAGCGTTGCGCCAACGCCGGCAAGCCATACGGCAAGAACTGCAGGAAGCACTGCGAAACAACCTGAAGCGCAAGCAAGAAATACTTGAAGCGCTGCGCCACATAGTAGAAAGCATAGAGACGGAAGAAACCATACGACATGTAAAACACTTGCAGGCTGAGTGGCGAAAAACCGGACCAGTGCCTAAGCGTTTTGCGCGCGATTTGTGGGCGCGATACAACGCGCTCATCGACATGTTTTACAATAACTTATCAATCTTCCACGAACTGAAAGAGCTGGATAGAAAGAAAAATCTGGAAGCTAAGGAAGAGATATGTGCCAAAATAGAGGCGTTGGTGGAGTTGCCTGTCCGTGAGGCTTTCCGTCAGCTGAAAGTACTTCAGCAGGAATATCGCCATGTGGGACCGGTACCGCAAGAAGCAAAAGCTGCTATTTGGGAGCGCTACAAAAAGGCAGTAAATGCCATTTATGAAAAACGACGCCGTGAAGACGAGTTATTCAAACAGCAGTTGCAAGAAAATCTTGCCAAGAAGAAAGCGCTGGTTGAAAAGCTTGCACCTTTTGCCGAATTTGACTCCGACCGTATCAAAGAATGGAATGCTAAAACAGATGAAATCAAAGCCATTCAGCAGGAATGGGAGGCAGTAGGACCAGTGCCTCAAGAAGAAGGCAAGGAGGTATCGAAGGCGTTCTGGAGTAAATTCAAACAATTCTTCAAGCGCAAAGGGGAGTTCTTCCAAAAACTGGATGCCGAGCGTCAAGAGCATCTTTTGAAAAAACAAGACCTTTTTGAGCAAGCGAAAGCCATTGTAGAGGGAGCCACCGAAGAAACCATAGAAGAAGCAGCTAAAAAACTGAAGAAACTGCAAGATGAGTGGCGCAAGATAGGCAGTGTACCCGAGAAAGCCCGTAAAAAGATAGAAGAGGGCTTCCGCAAGCTCATGAATGAGTTCTTCGATAAGCGAAGAGCCCTGCATAACAAAAAAGAAGAGGTTTTTGTAGAGAACCTTCAAAAGAAAGAGGCACTCATAGAGCAAATTAAGGCACGCACAGAGGAAGCATTAGCGGAAGTAAATCCGGAAGAAGAAATAGAGCAATGGATAGAAGCATGGGTTGCTATAGGACATGTGCCGCACAAGGATATCTCTCGCATCCAAAATGCTTTCATCAAAGCAATGCATGAGCTGGTATTGCGCTTCCCCGGCTTGGATGAAGAAAGACGCGAAGAACTTGATTTATCTATCACTATACGTCTTGCCAAACACAAAGCAGGCGGTGAACGTAAGCTGCACCAAAAGCGTAATCAAATCGCACAAAAGATACGCAGTATACGTGAGGAAATAGACACCTTGCGTAATAACATTGAGTTTTTTGGTGATTCGCCCGAAGCCGCCAAGATGCGCGAAGCCTACGAAGAGCGCATTGCCAAAGCGCAAGAGCAACTTCATGTGCTCGAGAAGAAGCTGGAGCTGATAAACAGTATTTAGTTCAATGAATACACCAAGCAAGAGAGACCGAGCATTTGGTCTCTCTTTTTGTTTATTTTCCTCTTATTTCCATGCAATATTTTTTATCTAAGTAACTTTGCTAAATCCAGATACTTAGAGGCTTAGATGCCCGACTTCCAGCATAAGCGATACCATCAAAGCAAAGTATGTTGGGAGCAATTACTTCAAACACACTTCAAACAAACAATATCATGCCTCTCTTTGATGACGAGTGGATATGGCACTTACTTGTGTTTGTAACGACCATAGCAAGAAAGTCAAAAGTATGCTGCAATAAATTATAGAAATTATCTGTCAAAGATGTTTACATGTGTACTATACAACTAAATAAAAAGTATAACTTTTGCCCATATTTTTACGTTTGCTTAACTAAATTAGATATTTGAACATGAAACTACTTTTGAAAAAAAATATAAACATACTGTTAACTTGTATTCTATTGGCGGGGACGAGTGCTTGTGCCAAGCGGTGTCAAGTGAGCGGTTGCATGATTGTTGACGATCACACGCACTTCTTTGGTGCGGAAAATGCTAAAGATGGTAGCTTGGTTGATCGGTCAAAGGTGAATACCAAAGATTTGAAAGTTTATAGTGGCACCGTTTGGTGGCGGAGGATATTCAAAAAAAGCTATAGAACCGACGAAGGAAAACGCTACAAAGTGTTTGATAAAGAAAAAAACACGGGTTTGGATAAGCATCAGATAAACAAAATATCGCTGCAAAAACAGAAGGGAGGTTTCGATAAGTAAGAAGTACCTTACCCAACAAAAGGGCTGTTTTGATAGGAGAAACAGCCCTTTTTTCGTATCTTGCCCCGGCTATGACCGTTTTCAATAGGACTTATGAAAAGTAGTATTTCTATGAATGAGCAACCCAATGTTATTCCTATCAATATAGAAGATGAAATGCGCACGGCTTACATCGACTACTCTATGTCGGTGATTGTGTCGCGTGCCTTACCCGATGTGCGTGATGGACTTAAACCAGTGCACCGCCGTGTATTATATGGCATGGCAGAACTGGGCTTGTACCATAACAAACCCTACAAAAAGTCTGCGCGTATTGTGGGAGAAGTACTGGGTAAGTATCACCCGCATGGCGATGCCTCGGTCTATGACACTATGGTACGTATGGCTCAGGAGTGGTCTTTGCGCTACCCTTTAGTGGATGGTCAAGGTAACTTTGGCTCTATAGATGGAGACTCGCCAGCTGCTATGCGTTACACCGAAGCACGGCTAAAACGCATAGCAGAGGAGCTTTTGGCTGACATCAACAAAGATACGGTTGACTTTCAGCCCAATTTCGACGATTCCTTGCAAGAGCCCACTGTCTTGCCTGCCAAAATACCTAACCTGCTCATGAATGGTGCATCTGGTATTGCCGTTGGTATGGCTACCAACATGGCACCACACAACCTTACAGAATTGGTTCATGGTATTTTAGCTTACATAGATAACCCCGATATTACCATTGAAGAGCTGATGCAACATATTCCCGCTCCTGACTTCCCTACGGGTGGTATCATTTATGGTTATAAAGGAGTGAAATCAGCCTATAAAACAGGTAAGGGGCGTGTGGTGATTCGTGGGCGTGCCGAAGTGGAAGAAACCAAAAACGGAAAGCAGCAAATCGTCGTTACAGAAATTCCCTATATGGTCAATAAAGCCTCTATGATTGAAAAGACGGCGGAGCTTATCAATGAAAAAGTAATTGAGGGAATTTCAGATTTGCGCGATGAATCGGACCGACAAGGTTTGCGTATTGTTTATGAATTAAAACAAGGGGCTATTCCGCAAGTGGTACTTAATAACTTATATAAACACACCCAACTTCAGTCTTCGTTTAGCATCAACAACGTGGCTTTAGTAAAAGGGCGCCCCGTAGTGCTTAATCTCAAAGATTTGATTTATCACTTTGTGGAACATAGACATGAAGTGGTAGTGCGTCGTGCCCGTTATGACCTAAACGAAGCAGAAAAGCGCATTCATATATTGAAAGGTTATTTGGTAGCACTCGACCATCTCGATGAGGTCATTCAACTGATTCGAGCAGCCATGGACCCCGATACTGCCAAACAGCAGCTTATAGAGCGCTTTGCCTTGTCGGAAATACAAGCCAAAGCTATTTTGGACATGCGTCTGCAGCGCTTGACAGGCTTAGAGCGCAACAAAATCATAGAAGAGCACGACAGGGTAGCAGCCCAAATCAAAGAGCTGAAAGAAATCTTGGATAACAAATCCAAACGCATGGACATCATTAAGGAAGAGTTGCGTGAAATACAACAAAAATATGGCGATGAACGCCGTACGGATATTGTCCATGCCGCCGGAGATATCTCTATCGAAGATATGATTCCAGACGAAGCGATGGTCATTACCGTATCGCATCAAGGATACATAAAAAGAACACCGCTTGCAGAGTACAGGACACAGAGCCGGGGAGGAGTAGGTGCCAAAGGGGTTTCTACTAAAGATGATGATTTTACAGAACACCTTTTTATCGCTTCCAATCACAACTACCTGCTTATATTTACCGAGTTTGGTAAGGTATATTGGCTGAAGGTGTATCAAATACCGGAAGGTAGCAAAACATCTAAAGGTAGAGCCATTCAAAACTTGATACAAATAGAACCGGACGACAAGATAAGAACCATCCTGAATGTCCCCAGCTTGGATGATGAAGACTACATAAATAATCACTATGTGATTATGTGTACTGAGCAGGGCACAATCAAGAAAACTTCACTCGAAGCTTATTCTCGTCCACGCCAAACTGGAATCAATGCCATCAATATAGTGGACGGCGATCGCCTGTTGGATGTAGAAATTACAGATGGCGATGCTCATATCATCATAGCCACCCGTGAAGGACAGGCAATTCATTTTCATGAGTCGGATGTGCGCCCCATGGGAAGAACCGCTACCGGGGTGAGGGGGATAAGCCTTGCCGAAGGTGATGTCGTAGTAGGTATGGTTTGTGTGTCTAATGAAGAGGAAGATTTGTTGGTCGTTTCAGAAAAAGGCTATGGTAAACGCTCCAAAGTGAGCGACTACCGCATTACCCGCCGTGGTGGTAAGGGGGTGCGCACCATGAATATTACAGGAAAAACCGGTAAGTTGGTTGGTATTAAAGCCGTAAGTGATGAGGATGAAATTATGATTATCAATAAATCGGGTATCACTATCAGAATGCGAGTAAGTGATATACGTGTAATGGGACGTGCCACCCAAGGGGTGCGTCTTATTAAGTTGACAAAAAAAGACGATATATCCTCTATTGCAAAAGTCGATAAAGACAACGAAGAAGGGGATACACCCAAAAGCTTTTCACAAGAGAATACACTGCAGGATTCAGTAGAATAGTTTAAATAAAAAATCGAACAAAGATGAAAAAAAGTGCTTTATCTATCTTTCTTTTCCTTGTGAGCATCGTTGTTGTACATGCCCAAGGAGGTCTGGGTAATGCCATTATGGCTTACGAAGCTGGTAAACTGAACCAGGCAAAAGCAGCCATCGATGAGGCTATCAAAAACCCAAAAGCCTCGACGAAATCAAAGACCTGGTATTATTATGGCAAGATATACGCAGGCATTGCTTCTGACCCCACTGGCTTGTTCATTAACTTAGACAAAGACGCGACCTTCAAAGCTTATGAAGGCTTCAAGAAAGCCATGGAATTAGAGCCTGAGAAGAAGGGGTATTATAATGACGCTAAGGCAGAAATGGAGCAGCTGTATGCCATCGCATTGAACCGTGCAGTTGCTTTCTACCAAGAACAAGACCTTGATAATGCTTTGAAAAACCTTGAACTCTCTTTGAATATACAGCCCAAAGACACTACTGCACTTATCTATTCTGCAGCCATGGCTTATGAAGCTGACAAAAAAGATAAGTATGTAGCTTATACTAAGCGCTTTCTTGAATTAGACGATGTGTCTTATGGGCGTAAGGCTGAGCATTACTATAATCTGATTTTGGTTCTGTATAGTGAGCTTAAGAAGCCAGAAGAAGCTATCGCCATTATAGAAATGGGCTTGAAAGAAAATCCTAAGGATGCACGCTTATACGAACTGGCAGCTGCTATATACGATGAGCAAGGAGATGCAGAAAAGGCATTTGAATACTACAGAAAAGGTGCAGACCTGTTTCCTGATAACTTTGTACTCAATGCCAATACAGGTTTTGCCTATTACAACCAAGCTGTTTTGGTGGCAGAGGAAGTCGAAAATATGAGTAAAAGCTTAAAGAAAGAAGAGACGGAAGCAAAACTAAAGCAAATGGATGAATTGCTGAAAAAAGCACTGCCTTATTTGGAACGTGCCCACAAAGCCAATTCTGAAAACAAAGATGTTATCACGGTTTTGAGCAAAATTTACTACCGCCTGAAAATGGAAGACAAGGGCAAAGCGATGGATGCTAAATTGAAAGCATTGGGAGCGAATTGATAAAATAAAAGTTAACCCAAAGCATAGGGGGCTAAATGCCCCCTTATCTTTTATGATGTTTTGTTCTACACACGCTCCACGATGATAGAAGTAGCGCCTCCTCCTCCGTTACAAATCGCTATTTGTCCATATTTGGCATTCTTCTGTTGCAATACATTGAGTAGAGTAGTCATGATTCTGGCACCAGAGCAGCCCAGAGGGTGTCCGATAGATACAGCCCCTCCAAAGATATTCATCTTGTCTATAGGCACCTCCATGAGTTTACTGAAGGCAAGGGCTACTACTGCAAAAGCTTCGTTCACTTCAAAGTACTCAATATCGTCTTTTGATAAGCCAGCACGCTGAAGCGCTTTGTTGGCAGCAGCTACCGGAGCAGTAGTGAACCACTGAGGTTCTTGCGCAGCATCGGCGTAGGCAACTACCTTGGCTATGGGCTTTACCCCCAGTTCTTCTGCTTTTTCTTTACTCATAAGCACCAAGGCAGCGGCTCCGTCGTTGATGGTTGAGGCATTAGCTGCTGTCACTGTTCCGTCGGGTGTGAACGCCGGACGCAATGAAGGTATCTTCTCGAAGATTACTTTTTTATATTCTTCATCTTCTTCAACAACTACACTACCCTTATGACTTTTCACTTCTACAGGTACTATCTCATTTTTGAAATAACCCTTTTCGGTGGCTTCTGCTGCCAGCTTATAGGAGCGTATGGCGTACTCGTCTTGCTCTTCTCGGCTGATGCCATACTTCTTGGCAGTAGCATCACCATAGCAGCCCATGGCACCTTTATCATAGGCATCTTCTAATCCATCTTTAGCCAAGCCGTCGATGAGTTCGGCATGCCCATATTTGTATCCAAAGCGGGCTTTGGGTACGTAGTAAGGTATGTTGCTCATACTTTCCATGCCACCAGCTACCACAATATCAGCATTGCCGGTCATGATGCTTTGAGCTGCAAAAACAATGGCTTTAGCGCCGGAAGCACACACCTTGTTGATGGTAGTGCAAGGCGTTGCTTTGGAAAGCCCTGCATAAAGGGCAGCTTGGCGCGCGGGTGCTTGCCCTAAATTGGCACTCACCACATTTCCCATAAATACTTCTTCAACGGAATCGAAAGCAATACCTGCTTTCTCTACGGCACCTTTGATGGCTATTGCCCCTAATTCAGTGGCTGATAGGCTTGAAAGGGAACCTCCAAAACTACCTAAAGGAGTACGAACAGCTGAGACGATGTAAACTTCTTTACCCATAAGAATATTTTTTTGATTGGTACAAATATACACTACCATTCTATATTTTCGGCATCTTGTTGTTTGCCTTTTCTCCTTTGTATGCGATGCTTTTCATTGTTTTGAATGGATTGTAGTATCTGTTTAAAATTGCTTACTTGTGGATTAGAGGAAGTAGGGCGCTCACTCTGCTGAGGGATAGGGATGCTTTGCTTACGCAGTAGCAATTCTAAATTATAAGCGGCATCGGGTAGTGGATAGGCAATAAGAGCCTGTCGAAAATGTTCGATTG comes from Thermonema lapsum and encodes:
- a CDS encoding tetratricopeptide repeat protein, with product MKKSALSIFLFLVSIVVVHAQGGLGNAIMAYEAGKLNQAKAAIDEAIKNPKASTKSKTWYYYGKIYAGIASDPTGLFINLDKDATFKAYEGFKKAMELEPEKKGYYNDAKAEMEQLYAIALNRAVAFYQEQDLDNALKNLELSLNIQPKDTTALIYSAAMAYEADKKDKYVAYTKRFLELDDVSYGRKAEHYYNLILVLYSELKKPEEAIAIIEMGLKENPKDARLYELAAAIYDEQGDAEKAFEYYRKGADLFPDNFVLNANTGFAYYNQAVLVAEEVENMSKSLKKEETEAKLKQMDELLKKALPYLERAHKANSENKDVITVLSKIYYRLKMEDKGKAMDAKLKALGAN
- a CDS encoding acetyl-CoA C-acyltransferase, translating into MGKEVYIVSAVRTPLGSFGGSLSSLSATELGAIAIKGAVEKAGIAFDSVEEVFMGNVVSANLGQAPARQAALYAGLSKATPCTTINKVCASGAKAIVFAAQSIMTGNADIVVAGGMESMSNIPYYVPKARFGYKYGHAELIDGLAKDGLEDAYDKGAMGCYGDATAKKYGISREEQDEYAIRSYKLAAEATEKGYFKNEIVPVEVKSHKGSVVVEEDEEYKKVIFEKIPSLRPAFTPDGTVTAANASTINDGAAALVLMSKEKAEELGVKPIAKVVAYADAAQEPQWFTTAPVAAANKALQRAGLSKDDIEYFEVNEAFAVVALAFSKLMEVPIDKMNIFGGAVSIGHPLGCSGARIMTTLLNVLQQKNAKYGQIAICNGGGGATSIIVERV